The Burkholderia pyrrocinia genome includes a region encoding these proteins:
- a CDS encoding TolC family protein: protein MSFDFGTPRTRRAYRRAPVLWAALLVAGAVHAQQSPFTLDAALQSATDHSASMQAAQASVRARSEAAVRAGQLPDPMLKAGIDNLPVNGGQRFTVGQDFMTMRRIGIEQEWVSGDKRRLRSALADEQVGRERAGYLAQLAAVRQQTATAWLDAVYAKQALALQQALLGHMNHELDATQASYRGAKASAGDVVQARAMLAQTQDQVLKAQQAYRTALIALARWTAAPVADVTGTPPAPESFVSSLPPDELRLSQPALVAAADDIAVAEADTAVANSERSPNWTWEIAYQQRGGAYSNMVSVGVSIPLPLNRKNRQNRDVAEKAALATKARLMYEDTLRQVQADIRTQSETLASGRERIANLGASLLPAADQRVQLATAAYRAGTGSLADTFAARRAQLEAQLQVLDLRRDVSQTWAQLEYQVVPSTMAAAQ, encoded by the coding sequence ATGTCATTCGATTTCGGCACGCCGCGCACGCGGCGTGCGTATCGGCGCGCGCCCGTGCTTTGGGCCGCGCTTCTGGTGGCGGGCGCCGTTCACGCGCAGCAGTCGCCTTTCACGCTGGACGCCGCGCTGCAGTCCGCCACCGATCATTCCGCTTCGATGCAGGCCGCGCAGGCTTCGGTGCGCGCGCGTTCCGAAGCGGCCGTCCGGGCCGGCCAGTTGCCGGACCCGATGCTCAAGGCCGGCATCGACAATCTGCCGGTTAACGGCGGGCAGCGCTTCACCGTCGGCCAGGACTTCATGACGATGCGCCGCATCGGCATCGAGCAGGAATGGGTGTCCGGAGACAAGCGGCGGCTGCGCTCGGCGCTGGCCGACGAGCAGGTCGGCCGCGAGCGCGCGGGCTATCTCGCGCAGCTCGCCGCCGTGCGCCAGCAGACCGCGACGGCCTGGCTTGACGCCGTCTACGCGAAGCAGGCGCTCGCGCTTCAGCAGGCGCTGCTCGGTCACATGAACCATGAACTCGACGCGACGCAGGCGTCGTATCGCGGCGCGAAGGCGAGCGCGGGCGATGTCGTCCAGGCCCGCGCGATGCTGGCGCAAACGCAGGACCAGGTGCTCAAGGCGCAGCAGGCGTATCGCACCGCGCTCATCGCGCTCGCCCGCTGGACGGCCGCCCCGGTGGCGGACGTGACAGGCACGCCGCCCGCGCCCGAATCCTTTGTGTCGTCGCTGCCGCCGGACGAACTGCGTCTGTCGCAACCGGCGCTCGTCGCCGCCGCGGACGACATCGCGGTCGCCGAAGCCGACACCGCGGTCGCGAACAGCGAGCGCAGCCCGAACTGGACGTGGGAGATCGCGTACCAGCAGCGCGGCGGCGCGTATTCGAACATGGTGTCCGTCGGTGTCTCGATCCCGTTGCCGCTCAACCGCAAGAACCGCCAGAACCGCGACGTCGCCGAAAAAGCCGCGCTCGCGACGAAGGCGCGCCTGATGTACGAGGACACGCTGCGTCAGGTGCAGGCCGATATCCGTACGCAGTCCGAGACGCTGGCGAGCGGCCGCGAACGCATCGCGAACCTGGGCGCATCCCTGCTGCCCGCCGCCGATCAGCGCGTGCAGCTCGCGACGGCCGCTTACCGGGCCGGCACGGGTTCGCTCGCCGACACGTTCGCCGCGCGGCGCGCGCAGCTGGAAGCGCAGTTGCAGGTGCTCGATCTCAGGCGCGACGTGTCGCAGACGTGGGCGCAACTCGAATATCAGGTCGTGCCGTCGACGATGGCCGCCGCGCAGTGA
- a CDS encoding efflux RND transporter periplasmic adaptor subunit: protein MTKQSLARAALTAFAGAALLGAGYFAGVRHAAGGAGAAAVAPSGMTDPQAGRKVLYWHDPMVPNQHFDKPGKSPFMDMQLQPVYADEGGGASGIRIDPGLQQNLGIRYATVRRQQTAAGFDAVGTTQFDESRADVVQSRVTGYIDRLYARAPMQRIAKGAPVASLFVPDWLAPQEEYLALKRGGMDGSLLDASRARMRALSMPDGMIANLDRTGRAQTHVVLSAPETGVVSELNVRDGAMVAPGQTLAKIAGLSTLWLIVEVPEALALNVQPGMSVDATFAGDPARHFTGHIREVLPGISTGSRTLQARVEIDNASLKLTPGMLMRVHVAAKQTVSRLLVPSEAVIATGKRSIVIVKNGDGRLQPVSVTAGNDVGSDTEVLDGLSEGDTVVASGQFLIDSEASLKSVLPRLERAAGASAAASSSAAAAPIYETTGKVEKVTSADITFSHQPVPALGWGAMTMAFGKPSAQAFPDVKPGETVRFAFTQSDDGYRLTKVEPQGGER, encoded by the coding sequence ATGACGAAACAATCACTGGCGCGCGCGGCGTTGACGGCATTCGCCGGCGCGGCGCTGCTCGGCGCGGGCTATTTCGCGGGCGTGCGCCATGCGGCGGGCGGCGCGGGGGCGGCGGCTGTCGCGCCGTCGGGCATGACCGATCCGCAGGCGGGACGCAAGGTGCTGTACTGGCACGACCCGATGGTGCCGAACCAGCACTTCGACAAACCGGGGAAATCGCCGTTCATGGACATGCAGCTGCAGCCCGTCTATGCGGACGAAGGCGGCGGCGCGTCCGGCATCCGGATCGATCCGGGCCTGCAGCAGAACCTGGGCATTCGTTATGCGACCGTGCGCCGGCAGCAGACGGCGGCCGGCTTCGATGCGGTGGGCACCACGCAGTTCGACGAATCGCGCGCGGACGTCGTGCAGTCGCGTGTCACCGGCTACATCGACCGTCTCTACGCGCGCGCGCCGATGCAGCGCATCGCGAAGGGCGCGCCGGTCGCGTCGCTGTTCGTGCCGGACTGGCTCGCGCCGCAGGAGGAATATCTCGCGCTCAAGCGCGGCGGCATGGACGGCAGCCTGCTCGACGCGTCGCGCGCGCGCATGCGGGCGCTGTCGATGCCCGACGGCATGATCGCGAACCTCGATCGCACCGGCCGCGCGCAGACGCATGTCGTGCTGAGCGCGCCGGAAACCGGCGTCGTCAGCGAGCTGAACGTGCGGGATGGTGCGATGGTCGCGCCCGGGCAGACGCTCGCGAAGATCGCCGGGTTGTCGACGCTGTGGCTCATCGTCGAGGTGCCGGAAGCGCTCGCGCTGAACGTGCAGCCGGGGATGTCGGTCGACGCGACGTTCGCGGGCGATCCGGCGCGGCACTTCACGGGACACATCCGCGAAGTGCTGCCCGGCATCAGCACCGGCAGCCGCACGCTGCAGGCGCGCGTGGAGATCGACAATGCGTCGCTGAAGCTCACGCCCGGCATGCTGATGCGCGTGCATGTCGCCGCGAAGCAGACCGTGTCGCGCCTGCTCGTGCCGTCCGAAGCGGTGATCGCGACCGGCAAGCGCTCGATCGTCATCGTGAAGAACGGCGACGGCCGGCTGCAGCCGGTGTCGGTGACGGCGGGCAACGACGTCGGCAGCGACACGGAAGTGCTCGACGGGTTGAGCGAAGGCGACACGGTCGTCGCGTCGGGGCAGTTCCTGATCGATTCCGAGGCCAGCCTGAAAAGCGTGCTGCCACGGCTGGAACGGGCGGCCGGCGCAAGCGCGGCAGCATCGTCTTCCGCCGCGGCGGCGCCGATCTACGAAACCACCGGCAAGGTCGAGAAGGTCACGTCCGCCGACATCACGTTCTCGCACCAGCCCGTTCCGGCGCTCGGCTGGGGGGCGATGACGATGGCGTTCGGCAAGCCGTCGGCGCAGGCGTTCCCGGACGTGAAGCCGGGCGAGACGGTGCGTTTCGCGTTCACGCAGAGCGACGACGGCTATCGGCTGACGAAGGTCGAACCGCAGGGAGGCGAACGATGA